One bacterium genomic region harbors:
- a CDS encoding aminoglycoside phosphotransferase family protein, with translation HFRINGSILKAEPFGNGHINDTYLLVYNQSGTGKKYILRKINKYVFKRPETVIQNSLKITGHIKNHLKNSGIKDISRLVVQFVKTFDDKPFFTDENDDYWCVILFIENAYTVDYVRKPNQAYEAAKAFGLFQKLISDTPVNEYQYTIPDFHNLQRRLNLFDSVLADDMNSRKESAEPEIELALKYRLLETRIESLLERDELPLRIVHNDTKINNVMLDNETDEGICVIDLDTIMPGYIISDFGDMVRTFTSPAAEDEKDTSKVTMRIDIFKALVHGYLSQLKEILTQAEIDNLVYGAQLITYEQSIRFLTDYLNGDVYYTTAYDNHNLVRARNQFALLKKIIEQSGEMEKIVKEFV, from the coding sequence CATTTCAGAATTAACGGCAGTATTCTCAAAGCAGAACCCTTTGGAAACGGCCATATCAATGATACATACCTTTTAGTATATAATCAGTCTGGTACAGGAAAAAAATATATCCTCCGTAAAATCAATAAATACGTTTTTAAAAGGCCTGAGACAGTAATACAAAACAGCCTGAAAATTACCGGCCATATTAAAAATCATCTGAAAAACTCAGGGATCAAAGACATATCCCGGCTTGTTGTTCAGTTTGTAAAAACATTTGATGATAAACCATTCTTTACAGACGAAAATGATGACTACTGGTGTGTAATTCTTTTTATAGAAAACGCATATACAGTGGATTACGTAAGAAAACCGAACCAAGCTTATGAAGCTGCAAAGGCATTTGGTTTGTTTCAGAAATTAATATCCGATACGCCTGTGAATGAATATCAATACACAATCCCGGACTTTCACAACCTGCAAAGACGGCTGAATTTATTTGACTCTGTACTGGCAGATGACATGAACAGCAGAAAAGAATCTGCTGAGCCGGAGATTGAGCTTGCCCTGAAATACAGATTACTTGAAACCAGAATAGAATCTCTGCTGGAAAGAGATGAGCTTCCTCTGCGAATAGTGCATAATGATACAAAAATAAATAATGTTATGCTGGATAATGAAACGGATGAAGGAATTTGTGTTATTGATCTTGACACAATTATGCCAGGTTACATTATATCTGATTTCGGGGATATGGTAAGAACTTTTACAAGCCCTGCGGCAGAAGATGAAAAGGATACATCCAAAGTTACAATGAGGATTGATATTTTCAAAGCTCTTGTACACGGATACCTGTCCCAACTTAAAGAAATTCTGACTCAGGCGGAAATTGACAATCTGGTATATGGCGCTCAACTGATAACTTATGAACAGAGCATCCGATTTTTAACTGATTATCTTAACGGAGACGTTTATTATACAACAGCTTACGATAATCACAATCTTGTACGGGCAAGAAATCAGTTTGCTTTGTTAAAAAAAATTATCGAACAGTCCGGAGAGATGGAGAAGATAGTAAAAGAATTTGTATAA
- a CDS encoding efflux RND transporter periplasmic adaptor subunit codes for MKKFIKTLKPFLKWFISTCVIAAAVIWYLHSAKEKEEPAAEFKTQTEADIQPVPVKTALADTGDIVMRISATGVTKALQEIILCPVLGGNIVRIEKSEGEFVKEGGLILKIDDRSFRLALEEAENKVLEAQVNFGLLLQDDSEKIKLLKSEWNSGNEQKSLNEAKRLFKQGKISEHTLEEAEIRTQCALIFSGEKRKAVMANQSGLTSALIAKKRAELDLSYTDLRAPFSGILGNQKVFQGQHISAGQECYTLVDLSQIRVEIEVLESEIGKIRKGNYAEVHFTTFPGEVFKGKITAVNPLVNPETKTCRVTAILDNPGLKIKAGMFAFVKLEARIYHNRFRVPREAVLVRDERKLVFVVRDKHAKWCYVKTGLENDEYYEILSSAQNLKAGEPVIVSGHYTLIHDAPVKIINEQTK; via the coding sequence ATGAAAAAATTTATTAAAACTTTAAAGCCTTTTCTCAAGTGGTTTATATCCACATGTGTGATTGCAGCAGCAGTCATCTGGTATCTTCATTCTGCAAAGGAGAAGGAAGAACCTGCTGCTGAGTTTAAAACGCAGACAGAAGCAGATATCCAGCCGGTACCTGTTAAGACAGCCCTTGCTGATACGGGTGATATTGTAATGAGGATATCTGCCACAGGTGTTACAAAAGCCCTGCAGGAGATAATACTGTGCCCTGTGCTTGGGGGAAATATTGTAAGGATTGAGAAATCCGAAGGAGAGTTTGTTAAGGAAGGCGGACTTATTCTAAAAATAGATGACAGATCTTTTCGCCTTGCACTTGAAGAAGCCGAAAACAAAGTATTGGAAGCGCAGGTTAATTTCGGGCTTTTACTCCAGGATGATTCGGAAAAGATAAAACTCTTAAAGAGCGAATGGAATTCGGGGAATGAGCAGAAATCTCTTAATGAAGCAAAAAGGCTTTTTAAACAGGGTAAAATAAGTGAACATACCCTTGAGGAGGCTGAAATCCGTACGCAATGTGCATTGATTTTTTCCGGCGAAAAAAGAAAAGCTGTTATGGCAAACCAGAGCGGGCTTACAAGCGCATTAATAGCAAAAAAGAGAGCAGAACTTGATCTGTCATATACGGATTTGCGTGCGCCCTTTTCCGGAATTCTCGGAAATCAGAAGGTTTTTCAGGGCCAGCATATATCTGCAGGCCAGGAATGCTACACTCTTGTGGACCTGTCTCAAATTCGTGTTGAAATAGAAGTGCTTGAAAGCGAGATCGGCAAGATACGAAAAGGCAATTATGCGGAAGTACATTTTACAACCTTTCCAGGAGAAGTATTTAAAGGTAAAATTACAGCAGTAAACCCTCTTGTGAATCCTGAAACAAAAACATGCAGGGTAACAGCAATTCTGGATAACCCGGGCCTTAAAATAAAAGCCGGCATGTTTGCGTTTGTAAAACTCGAAGCCAGGATATATCATAACCGTTTCAGAGTACCGAGAGAAGCGGTTCTTGTAAGAGATGAGCGCAAACTTGTGTTTGTAGTTCGGGACAAACATGCAAAATGGTGTTATGTAAAGACCGGGCTGGAGAATGACGAATACTACGAAATTTTGTCGTCAGCACAGAATCTGAAAGCAGGAGAACCTGTTATAGTAAGCGGCCACTATACTCTGATTCATGATGCACCGGTTAAAATTATTAACGAACAGACTAAATAA